The following coding sequences are from one Clostridioides difficile ATCC 9689 = DSM 1296 window:
- a CDS encoding DUF6440 family protein, with protein sequence MGKDRFEKVYSQGKINATEIWVDKETGVNYVFHYYGHAAGFTPLLDREGKPVISPIVSK encoded by the coding sequence ATGGGAAAAGATAGATTTGAAAAAGTATATTCACAAGGAAAAATAAATGCAACGGAGATTTGGGTGGATAAAGAAACAGGTGTGAACTATGTATTCCACTATTATGGCCATGCAGCCGGATTTACGCCTTTACTTGACCGAGAAGGAAAACCTGTTATTTCTCCAATTGTAAGTAAATAA
- a CDS encoding ATP-binding protein, translated as MPENNNQLLEEITLLLNEGKVAINKAENQNLILILGGTGCGKSTAINYLAGCVMMEVEDEDTGISYIDCLDPVAEIGSGAVSQTLYPNIVNMRKPIEGMDAKLCDTAGFSDNRGVAHDISAAVSLGEVFKNSASICAVIVLIPEADILDSRLTKVLDLFQQLNMCLHKENFKGSITFFISKSFLERTEKQIYNVIKRKYEQLCENLDSNIEEKAWLFEELLKDNGKNIHLCKPLASDEREGLLKQVLELDEVKDKTSAFQYPISADARLVLDTLIKEIQNNIVSSLEDYVKAYTEDFINIIGSITMIQEIAKYDEVVKVFKNWLESTTSLTIESFINVLAKQSGLFLQDSCMKLQNKIKGNLDIIDALSKYTEHGTGEILLPSVHMEFIIEKASKKIMEQNFIIIRKNLEKVLVSYEVQKQVFTLPNREKLMEVANKKDYVYSVSDFNSILTNVTVTQNEELEDSITRLSAYGEEGNEIIREFIGKYILNPFIVKTININDKKGIEIRALIPNLVISSVLEYFKNRKVDDNVSTFMFFAKDTIYMDDNLGMNFASEKNIILASNNLDVGSNVKINVSGKSGELVDNSMYGKNGEDGRDAGNIYLYIKEEIRNYRLTLIANGGNGSKGIDGKNGETGASGSNGADAGYTSYFHGQMFKGYFEKGTSGKKGEKGGAGGNAGRGGNAGKKGNIYFISDSEEQKNRIINHCDITVKDGEAGPNGRPGLGGYGGSGGYHGYNTLSFSPSGIDKTVYYTGYFTSWDYKLDSIIKYHIEFSGGSWNEGKTGPAREYAEYGDRGDNGGFNAPNTKLSTAVSKVEENLIKEKYQGYCSEI; from the coding sequence ATGCCAGAAAATAACAATCAACTTTTAGAAGAAATAACACTCTTATTAAATGAAGGAAAAGTAGCAATAAATAAGGCTGAAAATCAAAATTTAATTCTAATTCTTGGTGGGACAGGATGTGGCAAAAGTACTGCAATTAACTATCTTGCAGGATGTGTAATGATGGAAGTAGAAGATGAAGATACTGGTATATCATATATTGATTGCTTAGACCCTGTGGCAGAGATTGGTTCAGGAGCTGTTTCTCAAACTTTATACCCGAACATTGTAAATATGAGAAAACCAATAGAAGGAATGGATGCAAAATTATGTGATACTGCAGGTTTTAGCGACAATAGGGGAGTAGCCCATGATATTAGTGCAGCAGTTTCATTAGGTGAAGTATTTAAAAATTCTGCATCTATATGTGCAGTAATTGTATTGATACCAGAAGCAGATATATTAGATTCTAGACTTACAAAAGTACTAGACCTGTTCCAACAGTTAAATATGTGTCTTCATAAAGAAAATTTTAAGGGTAGTATAACTTTTTTCATTTCAAAAAGTTTCTTAGAAAGAACAGAAAAACAAATATATAATGTTATAAAAAGAAAATATGAACAATTATGCGAAAATTTAGACAGTAATATAGAGGAAAAAGCTTGGTTATTTGAAGAATTGCTAAAAGATAATGGAAAAAATATTCATCTTTGTAAGCCACTTGCATCAGATGAGAGGGAAGGCTTATTAAAGCAAGTACTAGAATTAGATGAAGTTAAAGATAAGACATCAGCATTCCAATATCCAATTAGTGCAGATGCAAGATTAGTTTTAGATACGTTGATAAAAGAAATTCAAAACAATATCGTATCTAGCCTAGAAGATTATGTTAAGGCGTATACAGAAGATTTTATCAATATTATTGGAAGTATAACAATGATTCAAGAAATAGCAAAATATGATGAGGTTGTAAAAGTATTTAAAAACTGGTTGGAAAGTACAACAAGTCTTACTATAGAGAGTTTTATCAACGTATTAGCCAAACAAAGTGGCTTATTCTTACAAGATAGTTGCATGAAATTACAAAATAAGATAAAAGGAAACTTAGATATAATTGATGCTTTAAGTAAATATACAGAACATGGAACTGGGGAAATTTTATTACCTTCTGTACATATGGAATTTATTATAGAAAAGGCAAGTAAGAAGATAATGGAACAAAACTTCATTATAATAAGAAAGAATTTAGAAAAAGTTTTAGTTTCTTATGAAGTGCAAAAACAGGTATTTACATTACCAAATAGAGAAAAATTAATGGAAGTTGCAAATAAAAAGGATTATGTATATAGTGTAAGTGATTTTAATTCAATTTTGACAAATGTTACAGTTACACAAAATGAAGAGTTAGAAGACAGTATAACAAGATTAAGTGCATATGGAGAAGAAGGTAATGAGATAATTAGAGAATTTATTGGTAAATACATTTTAAATCCATTTATAGTAAAAACAATTAATATTAATGATAAGAAAGGTATTGAAATAAGAGCATTAATTCCAAACTTAGTAATTAGCAGTGTATTGGAATATTTCAAAAATAGAAAAGTAGATGACAATGTTTCTACATTTATGTTCTTTGCTAAAGATACTATTTATATGGATGATAACCTTGGAATGAACTTTGCATCAGAGAAAAATATTATTCTTGCTTCTAACAATCTTGATGTAGGTAGTAATGTAAAAATTAATGTAAGTGGAAAGAGCGGAGAACTTGTAGATAATTCTATGTATGGGAAAAATGGTGAAGATGGTAGAGATGCAGGTAATATTTACTTATATATTAAAGAAGAAATTAGAAATTATCGTCTAACACTGATTGCAAATGGAGGAAATGGTTCTAAAGGAATAGATGGGAAAAATGGTGAAACAGGAGCTTCTGGAAGTAATGGAGCTGATGCAGGATATACAAGTTATTTCCACGGACAGATGTTTAAAGGGTATTTTGAAAAAGGTACAAGTGGCAAAAAAGGTGAAAAAGGTGGAGCTGGTGGAAATGCTGGAAGAGGTGGAAATGCTGGTAAGAAAGGTAATATTTACTTCATTTCAGATTCAGAGGAACAAAAAAATAGAATAATTAATCATTGTGATATAACAGTGAAAGATGGAGAAGCAGGTCCAAATGGTAGACCAGGTTTAGGTGGATATGGAGGAAGTGGTGGCTATCACGGATATAATACACTTTCATTTTCTCCAAGTGGTATAGATAAGACTGTATACTATACAGGATATTTTACAAGTTGGGATTATAAGTTAGATAGTATAATTAAATATCATATAGAATTTAGTGGTGGAAGCTGGAATGAAGGTAAAACAGGACCAGCAAGAGAATACGCTGAATATGGAGATAGAGGAGACAATGGAGGATTTAATGCTCCAAATACTAAGTTATCAACAGCTGTTTCAAAGGTAGAAGAGAATCTTATTAAAGAAAAATATCAAGGCTATTGTTCCGAAATATAG
- a CDS encoding GntR family transcriptional regulator, which yields MKRKPQYLIIFEHIIQQIYTGKITIGDRLDSIKSMSEEYMVSKNTIKTVIKMLSEKGFIETKAGSRPVLIQSTSKQSIESDLLYEKILQISEIYKIFSLIFPSIAMYNIKRFTSKDFEELNEIIDCMEKNSSNYLVFKEQRLKYINKLISKTNNFLIHHFCEIIQHDVIISQLAYNFDNLDNCCIDFFRNKYIEQVRKTYLYGLDGNLIEFKKLLTYMYKACRESILKMVENRAPQSIDTSSFNSVTLEKCYLYDLIVSDVICQIFEGNIKIGDCLPSITSIINRYNVSLPTVRSAYNELNELGIAKTINGKGTYVTLFSEYDDDYINTEEGAKRLSLLLDAMEFVTITLEDVVLLLGNKMDLIAVDKIETHLRYLQNNCEECKVYPDFVLLCKIVDYTQIYVLQETFLHLKQYMIFGIYLERFFHEEYNEILKTRFDVCFEILRYLKKGDVERFAESFSNIFKESLQYLKKVISSLNVDMRLKLGIL from the coding sequence ATGAAGAGAAAACCACAATATTTAATTATTTTTGAGCATATAATTCAACAAATTTATACTGGTAAAATTACTATTGGAGATAGGCTTGATTCTATAAAAAGCATGTCAGAAGAATATATGGTATCAAAAAATACTATAAAAACTGTAATAAAAATGCTCTCAGAAAAGGGCTTTATAGAGACAAAAGCTGGTTCTAGACCAGTTTTAATCCAGAGTACGAGTAAACAATCAATAGAATCTGACTTATTATATGAGAAGATTTTACAAATATCAGAAATATATAAGATTTTTAGTTTAATATTTCCTTCTATTGCTATGTACAATATTAAAAGATTTACATCTAAAGACTTTGAAGAATTAAACGAGATTATCGATTGTATGGAAAAAAATAGTTCTAATTATTTAGTCTTTAAAGAACAAAGGCTAAAATATATAAATAAACTAATAAGTAAAACAAATAATTTCCTGATTCACCATTTTTGTGAGATTATTCAGCATGATGTCATTATTTCACAATTGGCCTATAATTTCGATAACTTGGATAATTGTTGTATAGACTTTTTTCGTAATAAATACATAGAGCAGGTAAGAAAAACTTACTTATATGGATTGGACGGGAATCTAATTGAATTTAAAAAACTATTAACATATATGTATAAAGCTTGTAGAGAATCCATACTTAAAATGGTAGAAAATCGTGCTCCACAAAGTATAGATACAAGTAGTTTTAATTCTGTAACGTTGGAAAAATGTTATTTATATGACTTAATTGTTTCAGATGTAATTTGTCAAATTTTTGAAGGCAATATTAAAATAGGAGATTGTCTACCATCAATTACTTCGATAATTAATAGATATAATGTATCTCTTCCAACAGTTAGAAGTGCCTATAATGAGCTAAATGAATTGGGAATTGCTAAAACAATTAATGGCAAGGGAACATATGTAACACTTTTTTCTGAATATGATGATGATTATATAAATACAGAAGAAGGAGCTAAAAGGTTGAGTTTGCTTTTGGATGCTATGGAGTTTGTTACGATTACTCTTGAGGATGTAGTACTTTTACTAGGAAATAAAATGGATTTGATAGCTGTAGATAAAATAGAAACTCATTTAAGGTACTTACAAAATAATTGTGAAGAGTGTAAGGTTTATCCAGATTTTGTTTTACTTTGTAAGATAGTAGATTATACACAAATTTATGTATTACAGGAAACATTTTTGCATTTAAAACAATATATGATATTTGGAATCTATTTAGAGAGATTTTTTCATGAAGAATATAATGAAATTTTGAAAACACGTTTTGATGTATGTTTTGAGATACTTAGGTATTTAAAAAAAGGAGATGTTGAGAGATTTGCAGAATCTTTTTCTAATATTTTTAAGGAGTCTTTACAATATTTGAAAAAGGTTATATCTTCATTAAATGTTGATATGAGATTAAAATTAGGTATATTGTAA